From Lawsonia intracellularis PHE/MN1-00, the proteins below share one genomic window:
- a CDS encoding ExbD/TolR family protein has product MGASLGGKSSFVSEINVTPFVDVMLVLLIIFMVTAPMMTEGLEVDLPQTRAVETLPLESENLILTIRRDGNMYLDTYPVSMDELQEKLDLLVRSQNKELLLQADKEIPYGVVVEVMGRVREAGIDKLGMIATREEIGSGVTSKK; this is encoded by the coding sequence ATGGGGGCATCTTTAGGGGGGAAAAGTAGTTTTGTTTCTGAGATTAATGTGACGCCATTTGTAGACGTTATGTTAGTTTTACTTATCATTTTTATGGTGACAGCACCTATGATGACTGAAGGATTAGAAGTAGATCTTCCTCAAACTAGAGCTGTAGAAACACTACCACTAGAGTCAGAAAATCTTATTTTAACCATCCGTAGAGATGGTAACATGTACCTTGATACCTATCCTGTTTCTATGGATGAACTCCAAGAAAAATTAGATCTTTTAGTGAGGTCTCAAAATAAAGAGCTTTTGTTACAGGCGGATAAAGAAATACCTTATGGCGTTGTTGTAGAGGTAATGGGGAGAGTTCGTGAGGCAGGTATTGATAAACTTGGTATGATTGCGACTAGGGAAGAGATTGGCTCTGGGGTAACCTCTAAAAAGTAA
- the tolQ gene encoding protein TolQ, whose translation MDLSIISLIAQATVVGQVVLLILLLMSVLSWAMMFQKWIAIRLAMKKTVLGSERFHDARELRNAVHSIGRDMVSPLYVVAHEGVTEFNRSKEAGNSEEVIVENVRRALRQGVSTEMTRLSSSLSFLATTANTAPFIGLFGTIWGIMHTFHSIGAMKSASLATVAPGISEALIATAFGLAVAIPATVGYNIFVGKLGDLESKLVNFAGMFLNRVHRELNANKT comes from the coding sequence ATGGATTTGAGTATAATTTCTTTAATTGCTCAAGCAACAGTTGTTGGTCAGGTTGTGCTACTAATTCTTTTGCTCATGAGTGTACTAAGTTGGGCAATGATGTTCCAGAAGTGGATAGCTATTAGGTTAGCCATGAAAAAAACAGTGTTAGGTAGTGAGCGTTTTCATGATGCTAGAGAATTACGAAATGCTGTGCACTCAATTGGAAGAGACATGGTTTCACCGTTGTATGTCGTTGCACATGAAGGAGTGACAGAATTTAATCGTTCAAAAGAGGCTGGGAACTCTGAGGAGGTTATTGTAGAAAATGTCCGTCGAGCACTACGTCAGGGAGTAAGTACAGAAATGACACGATTATCTAGCTCTCTTTCTTTCCTTGCAACAACAGCAAATACAGCTCCTTTTATAGGACTTTTTGGAACAATTTGGGGTATAATGCATACTTTCCATTCTATAGGTGCTATGAAGTCAGCTTCTCTTGCTACTGTTGCACCTGGTATTTCTGAAGCACTAATAGCTACTGCCTTTGGGCTTGCTGTAGCTATTCCTGCAACTGTTGGTTACAATATTTTTGTTGGGAAATTAGGGGATCTTGAATCTAAATTAGTTAATTTTGCAGGAATGTTTCTTAATCGTGTCCATCGTGAGCTTAATGCAAATAAGACATAA
- the rbr gene encoding rubrerythrin — protein MKSLKGTRTEKNILTAFAGESQARNRYDYFCVTAREEGLMQISEIFAETALQEKAHAKRLFKFLEGGEVEIQAAYPAGVISTTENNLLAAAHGEHYESTEMYPQFAQIADQEGFCEIACVMRNIAEAEAYHEKRYLAFAKNLKEGKVFEREVAISWRCLKCGYIHHGKNAPEVCPACGHPKAYFEVLHNPW, from the coding sequence ATGAAATCTTTAAAGGGCACTAGAACAGAAAAAAATATCCTTACTGCTTTTGCTGGTGAATCCCAAGCAAGAAATCGATATGACTACTTTTGTGTAACTGCACGAGAAGAAGGTTTAATGCAAATATCTGAAATATTTGCTGAGACTGCACTTCAAGAGAAAGCTCATGCTAAACGCCTTTTTAAATTTCTTGAAGGTGGTGAAGTAGAAATTCAAGCTGCATATCCTGCTGGAGTTATTTCTACTACAGAAAATAATCTCCTGGCTGCAGCACATGGGGAACATTATGAATCAACAGAAATGTATCCTCAATTTGCTCAAATTGCTGATCAAGAAGGTTTTTGTGAAATTGCATGTGTTATGCGTAACATAGCAGAAGCTGAAGCATACCATGAAAAACGTTATCTTGCCTTTGCAAAAAACCTAAAAGAAGGTAAAGTGTTTGAACGTGAAGTTGCTATTTCCTGGCGTTGTTTAAAATGCGGCTATATTCATCATGGGAAAAATGCGCCAGAAGTTTGCCCAGCTTGTGGACATCCAAAAGCATACTTTGAAGTCTTACATAACCCATGGTAA
- a CDS encoding rubredoxin, giving the protein MSESPIMTEPKEMWHCQITNCGYIYNPERGDKRAKIPPGTEFESLPDNWHCPVCGASKKSFKPLTDS; this is encoded by the coding sequence ATGTCAGAAAGTCCAATCATGACAGAGCCAAAAGAAATGTGGCATTGTCAAATAACAAACTGTGGATATATCTATAATCCTGAAAGAGGAGATAAAAGAGCTAAAATTCCACCAGGAACGGAATTTGAATCGCTACCTGATAATTGGCATTGTCCTGTTTGTGGTGCTTCTAAAAAAAGTTTTAAGCCACTAACAGATAGTTAA
- a CDS encoding glycosyltransferase family 9 protein — protein sequence MKNIAVWNTAFLGDTVLTLPLIQTLAKTYPEASIDFYVRKGNGSLFSSHPNIKNIIEYNKKQQFIKSTIKLIQHIKKQNYDLWINAHTSIRSSIITLCSNAKLRIGYSENIIQPLCCTQLIKRKLGSLDEIERLLDLLSNLPIKKSNIQYWPNIVLTQDAQQQANTFWRKYILGPVLGINPGSVWPTKRWLPERFAAILHRAIKKNIHVLLFGGPGEEQLASEIISLSGMTGHPLLHNLCGTLTLQELAAFIKKLNCYLTNDSGPMHIAWSQHTPVTAIFGPTVKCLGFSPRGEHSTVIEISLYCRPCSLHGGKTCPEKHFRCMKDITIDVVWENIEKKLFL from the coding sequence ATGAAAAATATTGCTGTATGGAATACTGCTTTTCTTGGAGACACAGTACTTACTCTTCCTCTTATCCAAACTCTTGCAAAAACTTACCCAGAAGCCTCTATTGATTTCTATGTTCGTAAAGGTAATGGCTCTCTTTTCTCTTCACATCCAAATATTAAAAATATTATTGAATATAATAAAAAACAACAATTCATAAAAAGTACAATAAAACTTATCCAACATATAAAAAAACAAAACTATGATCTTTGGATTAATGCACATACAAGTATTCGCTCTTCTATTATTACACTATGTTCAAATGCTAAACTACGTATAGGTTATTCTGAAAATATCATCCAACCATTATGTTGTACACAGCTCATTAAACGTAAACTTGGTTCTCTTGATGAGATAGAGCGTCTTTTAGATCTTCTCTCAAATTTGCCTATAAAAAAATCAAATATCCAATACTGGCCTAATATTGTCTTAACCCAAGACGCACAGCAACAAGCAAATACCTTCTGGAGGAAATATATTTTAGGTCCTGTTTTAGGAATTAATCCTGGTTCAGTATGGCCTACAAAACGTTGGTTACCAGAACGATTTGCAGCTATTTTACATAGAGCTATAAAAAAAAATATTCATGTACTGCTCTTTGGAGGACCAGGAGAGGAACAGCTTGCAAGTGAAATTATTTCATTATCTGGTATGACTGGACACCCCTTACTCCATAATCTTTGTGGAACACTCACGTTACAAGAATTAGCTGCATTTATAAAAAAATTGAATTGCTACCTTACTAATGATTCTGGCCCCATGCATATTGCATGGAGCCAACATACGCCTGTTACTGCTATTTTTGGCCCTACCGTAAAATGCCTAGGATTTTCTCCCAGAGGTGAGCATTCAACTGTAATAGAAATATCTCTTTATTGTCGACCCTGTAGTCTACATGGAGGAAAAACTTGTCCTGAAAAACACTTTAGGTGTATGAAAGATATTACTATTGATGTCGTATGGGAAAACATAGAAAAAAAACTCTTCCTATAA
- a CDS encoding glycosyltransferase, with amino-acid sequence MATFFFFPPLPSITGGMYVILTIAKHLHTIGHKSTLVFREYSPYIDSITPQIPTTHWDKLTLSKDDVWVVPEGWPMALIPGLRSQSRCVVYVQNWAYLHGKLPDNASWEQLPVTMIAVSNPVAFFIKETTGINAHILRPGINLNIFHVPTCKSFKSQNRPIRIAWMPRKNKALAHQIQQSIKAKLSSCNSSTSLEWIEIHKKTPEEVSACLKTSDIFLATGFPEGCPLPPLEALACGCLVVGFGGFGGWDYMRQALPNGYTPWWPLENLPWGGNGLYVADADILGTIFALEYAIDLLHSHNEELNSIYLQAEKTVKEYSLNNHYNAVSNLWEQHFI; translated from the coding sequence ATGGCAACCTTTTTCTTCTTTCCTCCTCTTCCTTCTATTACAGGGGGTATGTATGTTATACTTACTATTGCAAAACATTTACATACAATTGGCCATAAAAGTACATTAGTCTTTCGTGAGTACTCACCTTATATTGATAGCATTACACCTCAAATCCCTACTACACACTGGGACAAACTTACACTTAGCAAAGATGATGTTTGGGTTGTTCCTGAAGGTTGGCCAATGGCTCTTATCCCAGGACTACGTTCTCAAAGTCGTTGTGTTGTCTATGTACAAAACTGGGCATATTTACATGGGAAACTTCCAGACAATGCTTCATGGGAACAACTTCCTGTGACAATGATCGCTGTTTCAAATCCTGTAGCTTTCTTTATAAAAGAAACAACAGGAATAAATGCTCATATATTACGCCCTGGGATTAACCTTAATATATTTCATGTACCAACTTGTAAGTCTTTTAAATCTCAAAACAGACCTATACGAATTGCTTGGATGCCTAGAAAAAATAAAGCACTTGCACATCAAATACAACAAAGTATTAAAGCAAAACTTTCTAGTTGTAACTCATCAACTTCTTTAGAGTGGATAGAAATTCATAAAAAAACACCAGAAGAAGTTTCTGCCTGCCTTAAAACTTCTGATATCTTTCTTGCTACAGGATTTCCTGAAGGATGCCCATTGCCTCCATTAGAAGCACTAGCATGTGGATGTCTTGTAGTAGGATTTGGAGGATTTGGAGGATGGGATTATATGCGTCAAGCACTACCTAATGGTTATACACCTTGGTGGCCCTTAGAAAATCTTCCATGGGGAGGAAATGGACTATATGTAGCTGATGCTGATATATTAGGAACTATTTTTGCCTTAGAATACGCTATAGATTTACTACACTCTCATAATGAAGAACTTAACTCTATATATTTGCAAGCTGAAAAAACAGTTAAAGAATATTCCCTTAATAATCACTATAATGCTGTCTCAAATCTTTGGGAACAGCATTTTATATAA
- a CDS encoding tetratricopeptide repeat protein, with product MEEIMSSQNQLDYEINKELGECYLFMGDFDKAEDYYKKANTSMETQPEPYMGLATIAIQRGDFDTAMDFYNKAFDFGLQDKALAGMGLIKMELGEDEEAFSYFEKAAHANPANAVALNCLVREGYKLNRLESVVSVLEECVNIFPDREELRISLAGCLISLGRNKEAIKQIETVLEYNPSSIVAREFFNHIMLAA from the coding sequence ATGGAGGAGATTATGAGTAGCCAAAATCAGCTTGATTATGAAATTAACAAAGAGTTAGGTGAATGCTATTTGTTTATGGGTGATTTTGATAAGGCTGAAGATTATTATAAAAAAGCTAATACTTCTATGGAAACACAGCCTGAACCTTATATGGGTCTTGCTACTATAGCTATACAACGTGGAGACTTTGATACAGCAATGGACTTTTATAATAAGGCTTTTGATTTTGGTCTTCAAGATAAAGCATTAGCTGGTATGGGTCTTATTAAGATGGAATTAGGCGAAGATGAAGAAGCCTTTTCTTATTTTGAAAAAGCAGCACATGCTAATCCTGCAAATGCAGTAGCACTTAATTGCCTTGTCCGTGAAGGCTATAAATTAAATCGCCTTGAGTCAGTTGTTTCAGTTCTTGAAGAGTGTGTAAATATTTTCCCAGATAGAGAGGAGCTTCGTATTTCTCTTGCTGGATGTTTAATTTCTTTAGGTCGTAATAAAGAAGCTATAAAACAAATTGAAACAGTCCTTGAATATAACCCATCTAGTATTGTTGCTAGAGAATTTTTCAATCATATTATGTTGGCAGCATAG
- the uvrC gene encoding excinuclease ABC subunit UvrC, translating to MERPHPSSIPTTPGVYLYKDSQGRIIYVGKARNLRKRVLSYFRDGLVITPKTKAMMNHANLLETISTNTEKEALLLEASLIKKHRPRYNIVLRDDKQYLLFRIQKGIPFPRLEIVRQSYKDNAVYFGPFTSGTSVRDTWKFIHKIFPLRRCSDKVFNNRIRPCLYFYLQQCLAPCTEEVDPKDYAVLIQKVELFLSGKSKELVELLQKDMLYASEALEFEKAATLRDQIQAIKHTIERQSVVLPEGGDMDVIGIAVVNNGLALGFLFVREGKLLDGRTFFWPGLELDDGPELLGSFLSQFYSPISSIPPRIIVPWLPESTNNKDEISEDTFETLKYVLEDIRNSTVRIEVPKNIIESNLVDIAVTNAREAVQTKLGEPMSAKLAKVFHTDKPIFRIECVDVSHISGTNTRVGMVVFEDSQPLKNDYRIYSTTEDNSPFIKGDDYAALASWAKRRIQSGPPWADLVLIDGGKGQINAVQRVFNEHHLKDVFILAGIAKARNEEGRVDRRAGNIGDKIFVVGRMNPLTLKEGSPELLFLQYVRDTAHNFVLGKHRKARKNTALLGELLRIPGIGQATAKLLWSHFKTVEAMTCATIKDLEAIPGIGEAKARMLAERLQSLRNQ from the coding sequence ATGGAGAGACCTCATCCATCATCTATTCCAACAACTCCTGGTGTTTATTTATACAAAGATTCACAAGGTCGGATTATTTATGTAGGTAAAGCCAGAAACTTAAGAAAGAGAGTATTATCTTATTTTCGTGATGGGTTAGTGATAACGCCTAAAACAAAGGCAATGATGAATCATGCTAATTTATTGGAAACAATATCTACTAATACAGAGAAAGAAGCATTATTACTTGAAGCTAGCCTGATAAAAAAACATCGTCCACGCTATAATATTGTATTACGTGATGATAAGCAGTATTTACTATTTCGAATTCAAAAAGGAATTCCTTTCCCTAGACTTGAAATTGTAAGGCAATCTTATAAAGATAATGCTGTTTACTTTGGTCCATTTACATCTGGTACATCTGTCCGTGATACATGGAAATTTATCCATAAAATTTTTCCTCTTCGTCGATGTTCAGATAAAGTTTTTAATAATCGTATACGTCCATGTCTTTATTTTTATTTACAACAATGTCTTGCTCCATGCACAGAAGAAGTAGACCCTAAAGACTATGCTGTATTGATACAAAAAGTAGAGTTATTTTTATCTGGGAAATCCAAAGAACTTGTAGAGTTATTACAGAAAGATATGTTGTATGCTTCTGAAGCATTAGAGTTTGAAAAGGCAGCAACCTTAAGAGATCAAATCCAAGCTATTAAGCATACTATAGAGAGACAAAGTGTTGTTCTCCCTGAGGGAGGTGATATGGATGTTATTGGAATTGCGGTAGTTAATAATGGGTTAGCTCTTGGTTTTTTGTTTGTTCGAGAAGGAAAACTGTTAGATGGAAGGACATTTTTTTGGCCAGGTCTTGAACTTGATGATGGTCCTGAGCTTTTAGGAAGTTTTTTAAGTCAATTTTATAGTCCTATATCTTCAATCCCTCCAAGAATTATTGTCCCATGGCTTCCTGAATCAACAAATAATAAAGACGAAATAAGTGAAGATACCTTTGAAACATTAAAATATGTATTAGAAGATATACGTAATAGTACAGTTCGTATTGAGGTTCCTAAAAATATAATTGAAAGTAATTTGGTAGATATTGCAGTAACTAATGCTCGTGAAGCTGTACAGACAAAATTAGGGGAGCCTATGTCAGCTAAATTAGCAAAAGTTTTTCATACTGATAAACCCATTTTTCGAATAGAATGTGTTGATGTATCACATATAAGTGGGACAAATACTCGTGTAGGAATGGTTGTTTTTGAAGATTCTCAACCTCTTAAAAATGATTATAGAATATATAGTACAACAGAAGATAATAGTCCTTTTATTAAAGGAGATGATTATGCTGCTCTTGCATCATGGGCAAAACGAAGAATACAGTCAGGCCCTCCTTGGGCAGATTTAGTTCTTATTGATGGAGGAAAGGGTCAAATAAATGCCGTACAACGTGTTTTTAATGAGCATCATCTTAAAGACGTATTTATATTAGCAGGAATAGCTAAAGCAAGGAATGAAGAAGGTAGAGTAGATCGTCGTGCAGGGAATATTGGAGATAAAATTTTTGTCGTAGGAAGAATGAATCCTCTGACCTTAAAAGAAGGATCTCCAGAGTTATTATTTTTGCAATATGTGAGAGATACAGCACATAATTTTGTACTTGGCAAACATAGAAAAGCTAGAAAAAATACAGCTCTGTTAGGTGAGTTATTACGTATCCCTGGTATAGGACAAGCCACAGCAAAACTTTTGTGGAGTCATTTTAAGACTGTTGAAGCAATGACATGTGCTACCATAAAGGATTTAGAAGCTATTCCTGGGATTGGTGAAGCAAAAGCTCGTATGTTGGCAGAGAGATTGCAGTCATTACGTAACCAGTGA
- a CDS encoding Maf family nucleotide pyrophosphatase produces the protein MTQQRVSSVFIETVPIVLASASPRRRSLLEQLGLLFKIVSVDSEPLPLSSEHPLEYVIRAAKVKAFAAAALEPRSVIIAADTVVIYTKDDVFEIIGKPQSGNDSFSMLSRFQGGKHQVITGCCIVWPLEENITSVQYEIFYDTASIQFGQWDKDILSSYVSTGESNDKAGAFSIQGIGAFLIDIIEGNYTTILGLPLPQLVKRLLKRKAIKVVLNKNSEETISSDFLTYSR, from the coding sequence ATGACTCAACAAAGAGTATCAAGTGTTTTTATAGAAACCGTACCAATAGTATTAGCATCAGCCTCTCCAAGACGTAGAAGTTTGCTTGAGCAATTAGGTCTTTTATTTAAAATTGTTAGTGTAGACAGTGAGCCTTTACCACTTTCTTCTGAACATCCTTTAGAGTATGTTATAAGGGCTGCAAAAGTAAAAGCTTTTGCTGCTGCTGCATTAGAACCACGTTCAGTTATCATTGCTGCAGACACAGTAGTTATATATACTAAAGATGATGTTTTTGAAATAATAGGCAAACCTCAATCAGGCAATGATTCTTTTTCTATGCTTTCTCGTTTTCAGGGAGGAAAACATCAAGTTATAACAGGTTGCTGTATTGTGTGGCCATTAGAAGAAAATATCACTTCTGTGCAATATGAAATATTTTATGATACAGCAAGTATCCAATTTGGCCAATGGGATAAAGATATTTTATCTTCTTATGTAAGTACAGGTGAGTCAAATGATAAAGCAGGAGCTTTTTCAATACAAGGTATAGGAGCTTTTTTAATAGATATTATTGAAGGTAACTATACTACGATATTAGGTTTACCTCTTCCCCAGTTAGTAAAACGTTTATTAAAGAGGAAAGCAATAAAAGTTGTATTGAATAAAAATAGTGAAGAGACTATATCCTCTGATTTTTTAACGTATTCAAGATAG
- a CDS encoding DHH family phosphoesterase, with protein MPIYRKVGARLTQMQELFSRNDNWLIIINADPDAIASAMALKRIMSRRTGKVFIARINEITRPDNLTMLRQLYIPLVPWSETLLPFFQKFALVDSQPHHSPIFQDIPFSIVIDHHPILPEFPSKATYSDIRPEYGATSTIFTEYLRSLHIRPGRRLATALQYGIRTDTGTFTRKFTDADIRAYQWLAKHASNTLLIRITRSEYLQDWLKYFTRAFTSLHDCGKGKFAFLGNIENPDILVVVGDFFTKVYGLKWTAICGVYKEQVVIVFRGDESIDLGKFASERFSSLGSAGGHRAMARAEFPLKLVEGKNLEVFIFRKLSERLHSKKKNSKKESENNEELSTKEEHKHPSEPLNTNQTS; from the coding sequence ATGCCCATTTACCGTAAAGTTGGTGCTCGTCTTACCCAAATGCAGGAATTATTCTCCCGAAATGATAACTGGCTGATCATAATTAATGCTGATCCTGATGCTATTGCATCAGCTATGGCTCTAAAACGTATTATGTCCCGTCGAACTGGGAAAGTATTTATTGCACGTATTAATGAAATTACCCGGCCAGATAACCTAACTATGTTGAGACAGTTATATATTCCTCTTGTCCCATGGAGTGAAACACTCCTCCCCTTTTTCCAAAAATTTGCTTTAGTAGACTCTCAACCACATCATAGTCCTATATTCCAAGACATACCATTCTCTATTGTTATAGATCATCATCCTATTCTACCTGAATTTCCTTCAAAAGCTACATATTCTGATATTCGACCTGAATATGGTGCGACTAGTACTATCTTTACTGAATACTTGCGTAGTCTTCATATTAGACCTGGAAGACGTCTTGCAACAGCGCTACAATATGGTATTCGAACAGATACTGGAACATTCACTCGTAAATTTACAGATGCTGATATCAGAGCCTATCAATGGCTAGCTAAACATGCAAGTAATACACTGCTAATACGTATTACCCGTAGTGAATACTTACAAGACTGGTTAAAGTATTTTACTCGAGCCTTTACTTCTCTTCATGACTGTGGGAAAGGGAAATTTGCCTTCTTAGGAAATATTGAAAATCCTGATATTTTAGTTGTTGTAGGTGATTTTTTTACTAAAGTTTATGGGTTAAAATGGACTGCTATTTGTGGAGTCTATAAAGAACAAGTTGTTATTGTTTTTAGAGGAGATGAAAGTATAGATCTTGGAAAATTTGCTAGTGAACGTTTTTCATCATTAGGCTCTGCAGGTGGTCATAGGGCTATGGCAAGAGCTGAATTCCCACTGAAACTTGTTGAAGGAAAAAATTTAGAAGTTTTTATATTTCGAAAACTTTCAGAACGTCTACATTCAAAAAAGAAAAACTCTAAGAAAGAATCAGAGAATAATGAAGAACTATCAACAAAAGAAGAACATAAACATCCATCAGAACCATTAAATACAAATCAAACTAGTTAA
- the asnS gene encoding asparagine--tRNA ligase, with amino-acid sequence MLPSTIVEILCSKTAQADVHVGGWIRTRRNAKGFVFLELNDGSCLKNIQCIINEGSAAWDMLDGVNTGACVSVYGKLVPSPGRGQDWEIQVEKMVVHGLAAPEVFPLQKKRHSDEFLRTIAHLRVRTNKYGAIFRIRAEAAQAIHNYFYKKGFYYIHTPILTGSDCEGAGEMFRVTTAHSSNDSQSSDNFFGKECSLTVSGQLEAECLAMGLGKVYTFGPTFRAENSNTPRHAAEFWMVEPEMAFADLQDNMNLAEELTCEVIRKVLQCHIDDIMLLDKYVQPGLIKALENIIAKPFIRCSYHDAITILLSSHKDFEFPVTFGLDLQSEHEKYLTEEYFKHPVIIFDYPKEIKAFYMRQNDDEETVAAMDLLVPRIGELIGGSQREERLDNLLSRIRELGQSIEEYWWYLDLRRFGTVPHAGFGLGFERLVMLLTGVSNIRDVLPFPRTPGYLEF; translated from the coding sequence ATGCTACCTAGTACTATTGTAGAAATTCTTTGTTCGAAAACAGCACAAGCAGATGTTCATGTTGGTGGATGGATACGGACAAGGCGTAATGCTAAGGGGTTTGTGTTTCTTGAACTTAATGATGGTTCATGTCTAAAGAATATACAATGTATTATAAATGAAGGTAGTGCTGCTTGGGATATGCTTGACGGTGTTAATACAGGAGCTTGTGTATCTGTTTATGGTAAGCTTGTACCTTCTCCTGGCAGAGGTCAAGACTGGGAAATTCAAGTAGAAAAAATGGTTGTACATGGTCTTGCTGCTCCTGAGGTATTTCCTTTACAAAAGAAACGTCATTCTGATGAATTCTTAAGAACTATTGCACATCTACGAGTTCGTACAAATAAGTATGGCGCTATTTTTAGAATCCGTGCTGAGGCTGCACAGGCTATCCATAATTATTTTTATAAGAAAGGGTTTTATTACATCCATACTCCAATTCTTACAGGCTCTGATTGTGAAGGAGCTGGTGAAATGTTTAGAGTTACTACAGCACACTCAAGCAATGATTCTCAATCTAGTGATAATTTTTTTGGTAAGGAATGTAGTCTTACAGTCTCAGGACAACTTGAGGCTGAATGTTTAGCTATGGGACTTGGAAAAGTATATACATTTGGTCCTACTTTTCGTGCAGAAAATTCTAATACACCTCGACATGCAGCAGAGTTTTGGATGGTTGAGCCTGAAATGGCATTTGCTGATTTACAAGATAATATGAATCTAGCAGAAGAGTTAACCTGTGAAGTTATTAGGAAAGTTCTTCAGTGTCATATAGATGACATAATGTTACTTGATAAATATGTTCAACCAGGACTTATTAAGGCGTTAGAGAATATTATTGCCAAGCCATTTATACGTTGTTCATATCATGATGCTATTACAATATTATTATCTAGCCATAAAGATTTTGAATTTCCAGTTACTTTTGGGTTAGATCTTCAATCTGAGCATGAAAAATATCTTACTGAAGAATATTTTAAACATCCTGTCATTATTTTTGACTATCCAAAAGAAATAAAAGCATTTTACATGCGCCAAAATGATGACGAAGAAACTGTTGCAGCAATGGATTTACTTGTTCCTCGTATAGGCGAACTGATTGGAGGGAGTCAACGTGAGGAAAGACTTGATAATCTTTTGTCTCGAATTAGAGAACTAGGTCAATCTATAGAAGAGTATTGGTGGTACCTGGATTTACGACGATTTGGTACTGTCCCACATGCTGGTTTTGGTCTAGGGTTTGAAAGGTTAGTGATGCTTTTAACAGGTGTTTCTAATATTCGTGATGTATTACCATTTCCCAGAACACCAGGTTATTTAGAATTTTAA
- a CDS encoding VTT domain-containing protein translates to MDSSLLGQFFSFILHIDTHLFPLVAEYGIFLYVILFIIVFCETGLVITPFLPGDSLLFAAGTVVGAGYLYYPILVIVLLTAAIMGDAVNYMIGNYIGPNVFSRNIWLLNKDQLIKAHNFYEKHGGKAVIFARFIPIIRTVVPFVAGVTYMNPSRFLFYNIVGAAIWVIGLVSAGYLLGNMPLIKKNFSLVIYGIIIVSLLPIIIEWVRLGVRRKRI, encoded by the coding sequence ATGGATTCATCATTGCTGGGACAGTTTTTTTCATTTATATTACATATTGATACACACCTTTTTCCCTTAGTGGCTGAGTATGGAATTTTTTTATATGTGATTCTTTTTATTATTGTTTTTTGTGAAACAGGACTAGTTATTACTCCCTTTTTGCCTGGAGACTCTTTACTGTTTGCTGCAGGGACAGTTGTAGGTGCAGGTTATTTATATTATCCAATACTTGTTATTGTCCTTTTAACTGCAGCAATTATGGGTGATGCTGTAAATTATATGATAGGTAACTATATTGGTCCAAATGTTTTTAGTCGTAACATATGGCTCTTGAATAAAGATCAACTTATTAAAGCGCATAATTTTTATGAAAAGCATGGTGGGAAAGCAGTTATTTTTGCACGTTTTATACCTATTATCCGTACCGTTGTTCCATTTGTTGCTGGAGTTACCTATATGAATCCTAGCAGGTTTTTATTTTATAATATTGTTGGTGCAGCTATTTGGGTGATAGGCTTAGTCTCTGCAGGATACCTTTTGGGTAATATGCCATTAATAAAGAAAAATTTTAGTTTAGTTATTTATGGAATAATTATTGTTTCTTTATTACCTATTATTATTGAGTGGGTTCGGTTAGGAGTGAGACGGAAGAGAATATAA